Proteins found in one Sardina pilchardus chromosome 3, fSarPil1.1, whole genome shotgun sequence genomic segment:
- the vstm4b gene encoding V-set and transmembrane domain-containing protein 4 produces MDVCWVLTTLLTSAVIGDAWSAINVTVVPSPTVTVAEGSNVTLTCRVTQRRRSGSLPVVRWMFLPEHAERRHGDEVLVARVNMRRAKFYGNYTKSFGAPKLRLTVVKQGHTYQLLLLAAAHGDRGTYTCRAQEFRLHRDRWRAHTNSSASTELRVHIHPASVPRDALWSLFEDVYLCAVLICTVGLVCVCLFTLVVCCQYLQRKRRLKENYLLVKSPQNSSGETVTSLVSASPALPKKERKYKNRPHPLQQDTPPEIPAKAPIGEKMKKPKLIKAPQRNLLLPKIVEESLTYAELELVKAPPTSKAPPTSKNNCSGTVYAQILFEEQHV; encoded by the exons ACGCGTGGTCTGCCATCAACGTGACGGTGGTTCCGTCTCCCACGGTGACGGTGGCGGAGGGGTCAAATGTCACGCTGACGTGCCGCGTGACTCAGCGACGGCGTTCCGGCTCGCTGCCCGTGGTGCGCTGGATGTTCTTGCCGGAACACGCGGAACGTCGCCACGGAGACGAGGTTCTAGTGGCGCGCGTCAACATGCGCCGGGCCAAGTTCTACGGAAACTACACGAAGAGCTTTGGCGCCCCCAAGCTGCGGCTCACGGTAGTGAAGCAGGGCCACACCTACCAGCTGCTCCTATTGGCCGCGGCCCACGGCGACCGCGGGACCTACACCTGCCGCGCCCAGGAGTTCCGTCTCCACCGGGACCGCTGGAGAGCACACACCAACAGCTCAGCGTCTACTGagctcagag TGCACATCCACCCAGCCAGCGTCCCCAGAGATGCCCTGTGGAGTCTGTTTGAAG acgtATATCTGTGTGCGGTACTCATCTGCACGgtgggattggtgtgtgtgtgcctgttcacTCTGGTCGTCTGCTGTCAGTAtttacagaggaagaggagactaAAAg AGAACTACCTTCTAGTCAAGAGTCCCCAGAACAG CTCTGGGGAGACGGTGACCAGTCTGGTTAGTGCGTCTCCTGCTCTTCCTAAGAAGGAGAGGAAGTACAAGAACAGACCACACCCACTCCAGCAGGACACGCCCCCAGAGATACCTgctaaag CTCCCATCGGGGAGAAGATGAAGAAACCCAAACTCATCAAAGCTCCTCAGAGGAACCTCCTcctg cCGAAGATCGTGGAGGAGTCTCTGACGTACGCAGAGCTGGAGTTGGTCAAGGCTCCGCCCACCTCCAAGGCTCCGCCCACCTCCAAGAACAACTGCTCCGGCACGGTCTACGCACAGATCCTGTTCGAGGAGCAGCAcgtgtaa